Proteins from one Danaus plexippus chromosome 2, MEX_DaPlex, whole genome shotgun sequence genomic window:
- the LOC116779537 gene encoding heparin sulfate O-sulfotransferase yields the protein MLNVHKLWLFTSMCVVVVVILYFQSEITRLEDVYRKLEFRVLQSHSEARQYTTRDPPRDDDNLVVIYNRVPKTGSTSFVGVAYDLCKKNHFKVLHINITANMHVMSLSNQYRFAQNVTKWQEVKPALYHGHMAFLNFERLGTNTRPLFINLIRKPLDRLVSYYYFLRHGDNFRPHLVRKKHGNKMTFDECVEKGQADCDPSNMWLQVPFFCGHAAECWRPGSPWALQQAKHNLVHHYLVVGVTEEMLAFISVLEATLPRLFRGATDHYRSSNRSHLRQTSAKIEPSQRTVDRIQQSVIWKMENELYEFASEHFKFVKKKVLKEANSAPQVFFYEKIRPK from the exons ATGTTGAACGTGCACAAATTATGGCTATTTACCAGTATgtgtgttgttgttgttgtcaTTCTATATTTCCAGTCGGAAATAACGCGACTGGAGGACGTGTATCGCAAACTGG AGTTCAGAGTGTTGCAGTCGCATTCCGAGGCTCGTCAATACACGACGAGAGACCCGCCGAGAGATGACGACAATCtagtagttatttataatagagttCCTAAGACTGGCTCCACGAGTTTCGTTGGCGTAGCTTATGATTTATGtaagaaaaatcatttcaaagtGCTACACATCAATATAACGGCCAACATGCACGTCATGTCGCTCAGTAATCAGTACAGATTTGCTCAGAATGTTACCAAGTGGCAGGAAGTGAAGCCCGCTCTCTACCATGGTCATATGGCATTCCTTAACTTTGAAAG GTTGGGAACAAACACGAGGCCTCTCTTCATCAATTTAATCAGGAAGCCTCTAGACAGGCTCGTgtcgtattattattttctgcgACACGGCGATAACTTCAGGCCTCATCTAGTGAGGAAGAAACATGGCAATAAAATG ACATTTGACGAGTGTGTGGAGAAGGGTCAGGCGGACTGTGACCCCAGCAACATGTGGCTCCAGGTGCCCTTCTTCTGTGGACATGCTGCCGAGTGCTG GCGTCCCGGTAGTCCGTGGGCGCTGCAGCAGGCGAAGCACAACCTGGTGCATCACTATCTAGTGGTGGGCGTGACGGAGGAGATGCTGGCCTTCATCAGCGTGCTGGAGGCGACCCTGCCGCGCCTGTTCCGCGGCGCCACCGACCACTACCGCAGCAGCAACAGGTCGCACCTCCGGCAGACCAGCGCCAAGATAGAGCCCTCGCAGCGGACGGTCGACAGGATACAGCAGTCGGTCATATGGAAGATGGAGAACGAGCTGTACGAATTCGCGTCCGAGCACTTCAAGTTCGTCAAGAAGAAAGTATTGAAGGAGGCCAACAGCGCGCCGCAGGTGTTCTTCTACGAGAAGATACGACCGAAATGA